CGTCTGCGTGAGAAGGAGCCACTGCACTGGCAGCCGCCCAATGGGGCCCGCCCCGGCTTCTGGGTCCTGACGCGCCACCGCGATGTGTCCGCTGCCTACCGCGACACCCAGCGCTTCCGCTCGGATCGCGGCAATGTGCTGGACACCCTCCTGACCGGCGGTGACTCCGCGGCCGGAATGATGCTCCCCCTCATGGACGGCCCCCGACACACCGCGCTGCGCGGCGCCCTGATGAAGGCGTTCTCCCCACGGTCGCTGTCCGGAGTGGTCGACAGCATCCGCGTGGCCTCCCGTGATCTGGTCACCGAGTTCCTGGAACGAGGACGGTGCGACTTCGCCACCGACATCGCCGGGCTGCTGCCGCTGCGTGCGATCTGCGACCTGCTGGGCGTACCGCCCCGTGACCGGCGGCAACTGCTCGACATGACCTCATCGGCCCTCGGCTCGCACAGCGAGGAGGCACTGCGGCAGAACGCGTGGGTGGCCAAAGGCGAGATCCTGCTGTACTTCTCCGACCTCGCCGCGCGGCGGCGTGCGAATCCCGGCGACGACATCGTCAGTCTCCTCACCCAGTGCACCGTCGAGGGCAGGCGGTTGACGGACGAGGAGGTGGTCTTCAACTGCTACAGCCTGATACTAGGCGGCGACGAGACCACCCGCCTCGCACTCGTGGGAGGCGTGGCCGCGCTGCTGGACGCACCCGCCGAGTGGGAGGCGTTCAGGTCCGGGCGGACCGCCACGGAGAGCGCCGTCGAGGAGGTGCTGCGTTGGACGACACCGACCCTGCACGCCGGGCGCACCGCGGGAGCGGACGTCGACCTGCACGGCCGGACCATCAAGAAGGGGGACATCGTCACCCTGTGGAACGCTTCCGCCAACCGGGACGGCGACGCATTCGCCGACCCGGACCGGCTTCTGCTGTCCCGGCAGCCGAACCGGCATCTCACGTTCGCCTACGGGGCGCACTTCTGCCTCGGCGCCTTCCTCGCCCGCGCCGAGATCGGCGCCGTACTGGACGACCTGCGTCAGCTGGTGGGCACCATGGCGGCGGCCGGACCAGCGCGGCGCGTGTACTCCAACTTCCTGACGGGGCTGGTCTCCCTGCCGATCGTCTGGACCACGTCGGCGCGGCGGTGAGGGGCGGTCGCACGCGTATCCGTGTGGCGCTCGGAGGCCCGCTGGACGGCCGGGCACCCGCCGTCCGGGACCTCACAGCGGTACGACCGTGACCTCGGTCGCCTTCACACTGGTCCAGACCCGCACACCGTCGGCGAGTGCCAGATCGGCCGCTGCCGCCGGGGTGATCTCGGCGATGACGTCCGGCGCCTGCCCTGACGTGATCAGGATGCGCAACCGGCTTCCGCTGGCGGTGATTTCGCGGACCGTACCCGGCCAGACATTGCGTGGGCTGCCGGTCGGCCGCTCGCGGTGGACCGACACCGCCTCGGGTGCGATCACGGCGAGGCACTCGGATCCCTCGGGCAGCGGTTCTGCGACGACCAGCGTCCCGCCGTCCGGGAGGCGCAGCCCGTCGGCGGTCGCGATGCCCGGCCAGGCGTTGCGTCCGAGCATCCGGGCCACCCACGGGGAGCGGGGATGCCGGGTGACCTCGTTGGGAGGGGCGTCCTGGAGGGCGCGACCGCCGTCGAGCACGAGCACCCGGTCGGCGAGTGAGACGGCTTCCACGGGATCGTGGGTGACGATCAGGCAGACCCCGCCGAAGCCCTCCAGATGCCTGCGCAGAGTGTGGCGCACATGGGCGCGGGTGGTCTGGTCGAGTGCGGCGAGCGGCTCGTCCAGGAGGAGCAGCCGGGGGCGGGTGGCCAGGGCGCGGGCCAGGGCGACCCGCCCGGCCTGTCCACCGGAGAGCTGTGCCGATTTGCGGTGCGCGAGGTGGCCCACCTGGAGCCGGTCGAGCCAGTCCTGTGCGACTCGGCGAGCCTCGGCGCGCGATATGCCCCGGGCCCGGAGACCGTACGCGGTGTTGGCGAGTGCGGTCATGTGTGGGAAGAGCGCGCTGTCCTGGGGCACCCAGGCCACCGTCCTGCGGTGCGGGGGAAGACCGGTGACATCCGTACCGCCCAGGGTGAGCCGCGCGTGTGCGCGGGGCGTGAGCCCGAGCAGGGCACGCAGCAGGGTGGTCTTCCCGGCACCGTTGGGGCCGACGACGGCGATCGTCGTGCCCGGTTCGGCATCGAGGACGAGGTGGGTGAAGCCGCTGAACTCCGAGTGCAGCGCCCATCCTCCGCTGCCTTCCGGCGCTGGTGTGGGATCCGGGTCCGACCCGGTCGCGGGGAGGGGCGGCTGCTCCGCGTCGGCGTCCGGCGCCATGGAGCCAGGGGCCCGCTCCCCGCCGACCGGTGTGCCGCTCCAGCGACCGCGCAGGGCGATCAGCACCGCCATCGCGATGGCGAGCAGCAGGAGGGAGACCGAGGTCGCCGCCTCCGGCTCGTCCTGCAGCAGCAGGAAGACCTCCAGTGGCAGCGTCTGGGTGACACCGGGCAGGTTGCCCGCGAACGTGATCGTGGCGCCGAACTCACCGAGCGCACGCGCCCAGGTGAGAGCCGCACCCGCTACCAGCCCGGGGGCCACCATCGGCAGGGTCACGCTGAAGAACACCCGCACCGGAGATGCGCCGAGCGAGGCGGCGGTCTCCTCGTAGCGCGGTCGCAGCCCGCCCAGCGCTCCTTCCAGGCTGATGACCAGGAACGGCATGGCGACAAAGGTCGCGGCGAGCACGGCGCCTGAGGTGTGGAAGGGCAGCGTGATGCCGAAACTCTCTTCCAGCCAGGGCCCGATGAGTCCTCGACGGCCGAAAGCGAGCAGCAGCGCGACACCGCCGACGGTGGGCGGCAGCACCATCGGCAGCAGGACGAGCGAGCGAACGAACGCCTTGCCGGGGAACGGCACCCGAGCCAGCAGCCACGCCAGCGGTACCCCCAGCACCAGGGAGATGCCGAGTGCCCAGAAAGACACGATCAGCGAAAGCGTCAGTGCCTCGGTGGTGTCCGGGCTGGTGAGATGGTCCGTCAGCTCGCCCCACGGGGTGCGTACCAGGATCGCGACCAGTGGCAGCAGCAGAAACGCGACGGCGGCCAGCGCCGGCACCGCCAGGGCGAGGGGCGCTCGGGGACGCCCGGGGGCGCCCCCGCTGATCCATTTCATCGCCGGTACCCCATGCTTGACCCCTCGCCTTCCGGCACGCGCTGCGTGCTCCGTCGCCATGTGCTCCGCAGCCGCCTGCTACGGCTGTTGGAAGCCCGCGTCCTGGAGGATCTTCCGCGCCTCGGGAGTGGACAGCCAGGCGACGAACGCCGCTGCCGCCTCGGCGTGCTTCGACTCCTTGAGAGTCGCCGCCGGATACCGGGCGATGGCGTTCTGAGCGTCAGGGATCGCCACGGCGTCGACCTTGTCCGGAGCGCTTTCGGTATCGGACTTGTAGACCAGGCCCGCATCGGCCTCGCCGAGCTCGACCTTGCTCAGCACCGCGCGGACGTTGGGCTCCAAGGAGACCGGCTTCACCGTGATCTTCTGGGCGTCGAGGATCTGGTTGCTGTACTTGCCCGCCGGGACTTCGGGAGCGGCCAGCACCACCTTGAGGTTGCTGTCGGCCAGGTCCTTCAGGCCGCCGATCCCCTTCGGGTTGCCCTCTGCGGTGGCGATCACCAGGCGGTTCTTGGCGATGACCGCCGGAGTGCCGGTGTCCGCCCGCACCTTGTCCATGCTCTTGGAGTCGGCAGTGACCAGCACGTCCGCGGGAGCGCCCTGCTGCACCTGGGACACCAACTCCTGGGAGCCGGCGAACGAGAAGGTGATCCTGGTGCCGGGATGCCCCCTCTCGTACGCGGCGCCGGCCTTCTTGAAGACATCGGTCAGCGAGGAAGCGGCGAGCACCGTCAGATCGCCCTTGGGTGCGGTGGAGGCCGATATGGACGCGGTGCCCGGAGCGCCCGCGTTCTGGTCCGATTCGCCGCCGCAGGCGGTCAGCGCCATGAGCAGGGCGGCGGCAGTGGCGGCCGCGGACGCGGCGGTGCGGATTCCGGCGGCGCGCGAGGAGGAACGCGAGGGTGGGGACATCAGGAGAAGCTCCCTGGACTGCCTGAGGGTCAGATGCGATCGATGTGCACGTTGGTCGACTTCACGCGGGCGGTGGCCTGCATGCCGACTTCCAGGCCCAGTTCCTCCACGGCCTCCCGGGTCAGGAGTGAGACGAGACGGTGCGGGCCGGCCTGGATCTCGACCTGCGCCGCGACATCGCCGAGCTTGACAGCGGTGACGATGCCGGGGAAGGCGTTGCGTGCCGAGGTGTAGGAGACGTCGTCGCCGCTGCCGCCCTGGCCGATCTCGATGGAGAACGCGGCCAGAGCGCGGCCGTCGATCAGGCGGCGCCCGCTGTCGTCGCGGTGGGTGGCGACTCGGCCGGCGTCGGCCCAGCGTCGCGCGGTGTCGGGACTGACGCCGAGCAGGCGGGCTGCCTGTCCGATGGTGTAGGACTGCATATGCCACACCGTAGGTCCGTATTCCTGGCATCTGCAAGTGATCACGGAGATATCCAGTGCAGATGCCAAACTCCCCCATGGGGGATTGGAGGATGTGCCAAGCGGAGGGGCTGTGACTGCTACGTGGTGCGCCTGGGGCGCCCCGGCCGATACCCCTGGTTACATCCGGGGACAGGTACTTCCGCAACCGAAGGCGCGTCCATCATGAGCCTGAGCATCCGCAACCAGATCCCCGGCACCGTCACCAGCGTCACCTCCGGCGAGGTCATGGCGGCGGTCAAGGTCCGCCTCGACGGCGGTCAGGACATCATCGCCGCCATCACCGCCGACGCGGTGCGCGACCTCGGACTCGCCGAAGGTTCGACCGTGCGTGCGCTGGTGAAGTCCACCGAGGTGGCGCTGGCCACCGGGCCCGTCGAAGGGGTCAGCATCCGCAACCAACTGCCCGGGTTCATCACGGACATCGTCACCGGCGGTGCGATGGCCGCGGTCAGGCTGCGCGTGGACGGGGGTGAACTGACCAGCGCAGTCACCAAGGAGGCCGTCGCCGATCTGGGCTTCACGGTCGGTACTCCCGTGGTGGCCCTCATCAAGTCCACCGAGATCTCCCTCGCCCGGGACTGAGCGGGACTCGGCATGCCCGAGGGGCTCAGGAACGGGCGTGAGGGGAGGTGGGGACGGCGGTCCCGGTGGCTGCCGTCCGGGCCTGGTGACCGGGCCCGGACGGCGGCAGTCGGTGATGCCCAGCCTTCGAAGGCCGCCCCTTCCCCGGGTCGTCAGCGCACGGCCGCGGGAAATCCGCGCCCCGTCAGCGCCAGCAGCGGCCCCGCCTTCACCGCCGTCTCCTCGTACTCGGCCGCAGGGTCGGACAGCGCGATCACCGCACCGCCGACTCCGTAGCGCACCCGGTCGGGTGCGACCAGGGCGGTCCTGATCACCACGCTCAGATCGGCGGCACCCGTCAGCGAGAAGTAGCCGATGGACCCCGAGTACACACCACGCGGACCCGCCTCCAGCCCGTCGATGATCCGCATCGTCCGGATCTTCGGCGCCCCGGTCATGGACCCCGCCGGGAAGCAGGAGCGCACCACGTCCACGGCGGTCCGCTCGGCTCGCAGCCGGGCCCGGACCGGGCTGACCAGCTGGTGGACGGTCGCGTACGTCTCGACCCGGAAGATGTCGCCGGCCTCGACCGAGCCGCTCTCTGCGCACCGTCCGAGGTCGTTGCGCACCAGGTCGACGATCATCAGGTTCTCGGCGCGGTCCTTCTCGTCGGTCCGCAGCTCCGTGACGAGCGCGGCGTCCTCCGCTGCCGTCGCTCCGCGCGGCCGGGTGCCTTTGATGGGGCGGGACTCGGCGGTTCCGTCGGCGCCGACCCGGAGGAAGCGCTCGGGGGATGTGCTCAGCACCGCCAGCGAGCCGAAGCCCAGCAGGGCTCCGTACGGCGCGGGGCTGTGGCGGCGCAGCAGCCGGTAGCTCTCCCAGGGGTCGAGCGTGCCCCGCACCTCCGCCATGTTGGTGAGACACACCTCGTACGTCTCACCCGCCGCGATCTGCTCCTGGGCGCGGACGATCAGCGCGAGGTAGGCCTCGTGGTCGTGCCGCAACCGGATCTCGGAGAGCGCCGTGCTCCCGTGGTCGCCCCCTCCGGCGGTCACGGGCGCCGCAGGGACGCCCGCCGCCGATTCGAGGACATCCGCCGTGCTGCGCAGCCAGGCCCGGCCTGCGCTCTCGTCGCCGCCCTCGGTCAGGGCCAGGAGATACGTCGTCCTGCTGAGGTGGTCGAAGACCACCGCGCGGTCGGCGAACACCATGACCGCGTCGGCGTCGTCGGAGCGGTGCGCGACCTCGCCCCCGCACTCGGCCTTGAGCTCGTAGCCCAGATAGCCGACCCAGCCGAGCGCGAAGTCGCAGGGGAGCGGAGGGACCTCGGTGCGGGTGGACCGTAGGTCCGCGTCCAGCCAGTCGAGGAAGGCGCCCCAGACGACCTGGGTGTCGTGGGCGGATCGGACGGTGACCGTCCGGCTGGAGACGTCGGCTTTCGCCACCCGGGCCAGTGGGCCGGAGGCGTCTCCCATCATCGAGAATCGGCCGGCCGTGGTGGTGGCCGGGTCACCCGTGTCCGAGGCGTCGGGTGCGCCGCTGTCGAGCCAGAAGGCGTATGGCCCCGAGCGGAAGAGGCGGTCGAAGGCCACCTCGTCGTTCCAGCGGGTCGGGAGCGCCTCGGCCAGGACCCGCAAGTGGCGTGCGGGTGAGGTCTGTCGTGAATCCGTCACGGCCTCTCGGGAGGTCATCGCCCGAACGGCCCGTTCGGCCTGTTCGGCCTGTTCGGCCCGTTCGACGTGCCGAATCGGCTGGGTATCCCGGGATGCCGGTGCGCCCCTCCACACCCGGGTCAGCCGCATGAAGTTGGCCATCAGCTCATGCCCGTAGTCGGTGAGGATCGACTCGGGGTGGAACTGCAGCCCCCACATCGGCCGCCCCCGGTGTTCCACCGCCATGACGACTCCGTCGTCCGGGGCCCAGGCGACGGCTGCCAGCTCATCGGGCAGGTCCGATACCGCCAGCGAGTGGTAGCGCACCACATCGAACGGAGACGGCAGCCCGGCGAACAGGCCCGTACCCCGGTGGGTCACCGGGGAGATGCGCCCATGGCGAGGCTCCGGCGCACGCGACACCCTGGCCCCGTGGGCCAGGGCGAGCCCCTGGTGCCCGAGGCACACTCCCAGCAGCGGGATCGGCACGTGCTCGATGATCTCCCGGCAGATCCCGAAGTCCGTGGCGACCGCGGGGTTTCCGGGCCCGGGCGAGATCACCACATTGTCGAACGATTCCAGCATCCCGCGGTGCCAACCGGGGTCGTCGTTGCGCAGCACGACCGGCCAGGACCCGCTCACTTCGGAGATCTGGTGGCAGAGGTTGTAAGTGAAGGAGTCGTAGTTGTCGATCAGCAGGGTGCGCACGGTCAGCCCCGGATCTCGAACAGGATGTGCTCGAGTTCCTCGCCGCTGCCTTCGAGGAAGCGACGCCGGTCCCGGACCACGAGCTCGTGTCCGCAGGCGTCGGCCATGTCGTGCAGCAGATCCAGGTCGCCCCGGTCGCTGAACTGGAGCAGCGCCGAACCGCCCTCGGTCAGCAGCCCCGGTGCCTCGGCCAGATAGCGCCGGTGCGCCTGGTACCCCGGATCGATGTAGGCGGCCTCGTGCTCCGTTTCGTAGCGGTAGTCCCTTGGCGCCAGCACGAAGTTGGAATGCCAGTAGACGGTGTCGAAGCGTTCGGCCGGGTCGAGTCCCGCGAACAGGTCGCTGTGCACTGCCCTCAACCGGTCGCCGACACCGTGCCGTTGCGCGTTCAGCTCCGTGTTCCGTACCGCCGCCTTGCTGATATCCGCCGCGACCACACGTGCGCAGCCGGCCAGTGCCGCCGACACCGCGATGATGCCGGTGCCCGCCCCGATCTCCAGGAACGAGCCCCCGGAGCGGTAGCGGGGCTCATCGTCCCCGGTCAGACCCAGGACGTCCAGAGCGACCCCGGTCGTGGCCGAGAAGGGCGGAGCGAACACACCGTCAAGCAGATCCCATTCCCTGTCGGCCATGGCGAAGACATCCGGCCTGTCCTCACGAGTGAGCGACTGTCTGCTTCGCTCCAGCGACCTGAGATAGCTCCCGTGTTCCGTCATCCCCGCCCCCTTGCATAACGATGGGGTGCCGCGTGTGCCGACACCCCGAGCCATGGTTTCCCAGCCGGGTATACCTTGGAAGGTGCTCTGAGCACCACACCACCCCAGCACGGAGGTGCTCGCGGCACACCTTCTGGGCCCGGATCCGGAAACCCCGCTTGACCATCGCAAACACGGAACTTAGGCTCCAAGTGCATGATCTTGACTCTTGTTTGGGGGACACCAGATGAGCACGGTGAACCCGGACGACGGGTCCTCGGACTCCGACGCGCTGGCCGTCCTCGAACTCCTCGCCCGCGAGGCACCGTCCAGCCGCTTCGACGAACTCCTGCGGACGGCACGACAGCATCCGCTGCCCCAGGAGCGGCTGCGGATGCTGGAGCGTGCGGTGCGACTCGCCCTCGATGTCCGTGCCACCGCCGAGCAGCGGCGCAGACGTGAAGCAGGGCTCGCCACGCTCGTCGACACCACACAGGAACTGTCTTCGTGCACGGATGATTTGGACGGGCTGCTCCATGTGATCACCAGCCACGCCAGGCGCTTGCTGAACTTCGACATGGCCTATGTCAGCCTGCGCCTCCCCGGTGGCGGCTCGTACGTGCACAAGTCCGACGGCGAGACCACCGCACTGAGCGTCGGACTCGAACTGGACCCGGGATTCGGCCTCGGTGAGTACGCCCAGAGCAAGCAGGCACCCTTCTGGACCGCCGACTACCTGGCCGACGGTCGGTTCCCCCACTCCCCGGACATCGACGAGGTCGTGAGCTCCGAGGGGCTGCACGCAGTGCTCGCCGTGCCCTTGATCCACGGTGGCGCGGCCATCGGCGCGCTGTACGGGGCGTCCCGCGAGATCCGTCACTTCACCCCGGACGAGGTCAGTCTGATGCGGTCGCTCGCTGTGCTGTCGGCATCCGCGATCGAGGCGACCAGACGCAGAGCCCGAATCGAGACCGGGCTCGCCGACGTGCAGTCGGAGAATGTCCGCCTCACTTCGGCCCTGGCCCGCACGGACCGCCTGACCGCGACCCAGAAGCGGCTCATGGACCTGGTCCTGGAGGGCGGTGCGCTGCACGACGTCACCAAGGCGGCGGCCGAAGCCCTGGACGGCACCCTGGTACTGCGGGACGCGGAGGGCAGGACACTGGCCGCCACCGGCGAACTCCCGCAACCCGGCGCGGCATCGGTGGTCCGGGCACTGGTCGACTCCCATGCCGCGGGGGCGCCCGTGAGGGTGAGCGGCGACGGAGGCTCCGGGGCGTGGGTCACCCATGTCACCACCGGAGTCGAGGCGCCAGGCACCCTGCTGTTCCGGCGACCGGTGGTGCCGGCCCAGCACCGCGCACCTGACCTCGCACCGGCCCCGCGCTCCCCACAGGCCACCGCGTCAGCCGCGTCGCACCCTGCACCGGCCGCCGCACTCGACGCCCTGACGGAAGAGGACAAAGGGCTGCTGTACGCAACGGCTCAGACGCTCGCGCTGGTCCTGTTGCTCGGGCACAGCGCCGGGGCAGCGGCGGGCCCCGCGCGCGACGAATGCCTCGAGGAACTGCTCGCCGGCGCACCGGAGTCTCCGCGCCGACTCTCGGAGCGCGTCCGCAGGCTCGGTATCGACCCAGGCGGACAGCACCTGGTGCTGATAGTGCGCCCAGAGGGCGGCAAACAGGGCGAGTCGGCCGTATGGGCGTCCTCGTATGCGTACCGGCACGGCGGTCTCAAGACGGTGCGCGGCGACTGCCTCGTGCTGCTCATCCCCGGTACGGACGCGTCGGCGGCGGCACGCGCGGCGGCCGGGGAGCTGTCGCCGCTGCTGGGGCAGCCGGTCTCGGTGGGCTCGGCGGGTCCGACCTCCGAGCTGTCGGCGGTCGGCAAGGTGTACCAGGAGGCACGCCGATGCCTCGACACCCTCGTCGCACTCGGCCGCACCGGTGGCACGGCATCACCCGAGGACCTCGGCTTCCTCGGACTGCTGCTCTCCGACGACCATGACGCGGACGCCTTCGTCCACAACGCCCTGGGCGCTGTGCTCGACTACGACAGCGGGCGCTCCACCGACCTCGTGCGCACCCTGGAGGCGTACTTCACAGCGGGCGGCAGTCCGACCCGCGCGGCGCAGCAACTGCATGTGCACACCAACACGGTCGCGCGGCGACTGGACCGCATCACCGAACTGCTCGGTCCGCACTGGCAGGAGCCCGCCCGGGCGCTGGAGATCCAGCTGGCGCTGCGCCTCAGGCGCGCCCAGGACGCGGTGTACCGAAGGCCGGGGGAGACCCGGCGCGCTCAGGCCGACCGCGAAGCGTAGCCCGTCGCACGGTGGTCGCGCCGTCCCGCGAGCGCGGCAACGGCATGCGCGGCCGAGGCGAGGGTGAGATGCCGGTGCCAGCCTCGGAAAGACCGCCCTTCGAAGTCCTTCAGCCCCACGTGTTCCCCCACGTCCGCCAGATCCCTGCTCGTGCGGTCGGCCAGCTTGGTCAACCTCAGCAGCGCGCCCGCAGGTACGGACGTCATATTGGTGGCCCAGACCGCCACCGGCGCCTGCCGTGGATCGGCCCACTCCCCGAGCAGCGTCAGCTCACCGCCACCGCGCACGGCGTTCGCGCCGCGCCGTGAACCGGGCAGTGCGGTCCGTGCGGGGTGCGCGGCGGCGTCCGCGGCCCCGGCGGGGTACGAACCGGGTGCGGGGCTCACGGGGACGGCGACGGCGATCGAGGTGCGGCGGTCGAACGACGGCGCTGCCAGGTCGGTCCACTCGACCGTGTCGCGCAGGCCCCTGACCGATTCCAGGATCGCCCGCGCGCTCCGCGGACCGCCGCGGTATCCGGGCAGCGCGGGTGCGCGCACCGTGAGCGGGGACGCGGCGGCCGTGTCAGCGACCTGCGCGATGACCGGTATCCCGGCGCGGGTGAACCGGCCGATGGTGGCAGGGAGATCGCTGATGTGCGGGTGGAGCACGACCGGCCGCGCCAGCGACCGCCATGCGCTCATCGACTCCAGCAGAGCCGTCGCCGCGCACTCCTCGTCCGACTGCGGGCCGATGCCGTCCGGGATCTCCGCGCGCCGACGCCTCCCGTCGTCCCGTACCCATGTGTCCGGCAGCCGCAGCCGCCAGTGCACCGGCGTGCTGAACGTCTCCGACGCCTGCCACACCCCGTACGCCTGCTGCCCGCGGAAGGAGTGCCCCAGGCACGGATCGAACATCCGGTCCACTCCCACCGAGTGCTCGCCCGCCTTGGGGATCGCCATGGACCGCACTACCCACGCCCGGGCCGGACGGGCCTCCTCCGTATAGCTGGCGAGTGCCTCCCGCACCGGCATCCAATCCCAGGTGGAGCTGCAGACGAAGTGGTGCAGACTCTGCTCTGCGGCCGCTCCTCCGACCGCAGCGGCGATACGGCGGATGGACTTCCGTCCGTGCGCCCTCAGCAGCCCGTGCAGGTACTGCTCGCCCTTCTCCCGCTGGTCCTTCCTCGCGAACGAGGCGAACAGCACGGCAGCGAGATCCTTCACCAAGGCCGCTTCCCATCTGTCCGTGTCCGGCGTGGGCCGTGCGCCACCGGCGTCCCGTGACGCCTCGCCAGGCTGGTCGGCCAGCAGCCGCAGCCGGGCACGAGGCGGTCTCTCCCGCTCGGGTCCCTCCTCGGCACATGGCGCGATCACAGTGCTCCCTCCGGTACCACGCTCTCCACGGCGGCACCTGTCCGCCGGCTCCAGCCTCGCCGCCGCCGGACTCCGTGGCGAGGTGCGCCGGCCCCCTGGCTCGGCCTCCGTACGGTCGTCCCGCCACCACCCGGACCGAGGTGCCGGTGCGGATTCGTCGTGGCCCGAGGTGCCGGGGCGATTCCGCGTGGCCCGAGGTGCCGGGGCCCGAGGCGCCCGACCGAGTCGCCCGGCCCGCGCGCCGGCCCGGCAGTGCGTCGGTCCGCACGGCGTGCCCGCGGGGCGCGCACCGCTCAGCGGTACTTTCCTCACCGGTTATGGGTTCGGCAAAGAACGCAAGTCCGACCTATTCCGCACCACGCCTCGCGCGAAAGGATCACCCGGTACAACTCCACACCATCAGGGGAGGGTTCCAGGTGAGACGCACTGCAGTGCTGGGTTCGGCCGGCACGCTGGTCGCGGGCAGCCTCATAGCGGGCGCGATCATGGCACCGGCGGCCACCGCCGAAAGCCGTGGCCACGGAACGTCCGAGGCGCACGGTGTCCGGATCGCGGCGGCGCGCGCGGCAGCCAAGGGCATCGACTGGGCTGTCTGCCCGGAGGACTGGGGCTTCGCCAAGCCCATTCAGTGCGGCTATGTCAGTGTTCCGCTCGACTACGCACGCCCGACCGGCAAGCAGATCAAGATCGCTGTGAACCGAATCGGCAACA
This DNA window, taken from Streptomyces sp. SCSIO 30461, encodes the following:
- a CDS encoding transposase, producing the protein MIAPCAEEGPERERPPRARLRLLADQPGEASRDAGGARPTPDTDRWEAALVKDLAAVLFASFARKDQREKGEQYLHGLLRAHGRKSIRRIAAAVGGAAAEQSLHHFVCSSTWDWMPVREALASYTEEARPARAWVVRSMAIPKAGEHSVGVDRMFDPCLGHSFRGQQAYGVWQASETFSTPVHWRLRLPDTWVRDDGRRRRAEIPDGIGPQSDEECAATALLESMSAWRSLARPVVLHPHISDLPATIGRFTRAGIPVIAQVADTAAASPLTVRAPALPGYRGGPRSARAILESVRGLRDTVEWTDLAAPSFDRRTSIAVAVPVSPAPGSYPAGAADAAAHPARTALPGSRRGANAVRGGGELTLLGEWADPRQAPVAVWATNMTSVPAGALLRLTKLADRTSRDLADVGEHVGLKDFEGRSFRGWHRHLTLASAAHAVAALAGRRDHRATGYASRSA
- a CDS encoding helix-turn-helix domain-containing protein is translated as MSTVNPDDGSSDSDALAVLELLAREAPSSRFDELLRTARQHPLPQERLRMLERAVRLALDVRATAEQRRRREAGLATLVDTTQELSSCTDDLDGLLHVITSHARRLLNFDMAYVSLRLPGGGSYVHKSDGETTALSVGLELDPGFGLGEYAQSKQAPFWTADYLADGRFPHSPDIDEVVSSEGLHAVLAVPLIHGGAAIGALYGASREIRHFTPDEVSLMRSLAVLSASAIEATRRRARIETGLADVQSENVRLTSALARTDRLTATQKRLMDLVLEGGALHDVTKAAAEALDGTLVLRDAEGRTLAATGELPQPGAASVVRALVDSHAAGAPVRVSGDGGSGAWVTHVTTGVEAPGTLLFRRPVVPAQHRAPDLAPAPRSPQATASAASHPAPAAALDALTEEDKGLLYATAQTLALVLLLGHSAGAAAGPARDECLEELLAGAPESPRRLSERVRRLGIDPGGQHLVLIVRPEGGKQGESAVWASSYAYRHGGLKTVRGDCLVLLIPGTDASAAARAAAGELSPLLGQPVSVGSAGPTSELSAVGKVYQEARRCLDTLVALGRTGGTASPEDLGFLGLLLSDDHDADAFVHNALGAVLDYDSGRSTDLVRTLEAYFTAGGSPTRAAQQLHVHTNTVARRLDRITELLGPHWQEPARALEIQLALRLRRAQDAVYRRPGETRRAQADREA